One window from the genome of Salvelinus sp. IW2-2015 unplaced genomic scaffold, ASM291031v2 Un_scaffold16393, whole genome shotgun sequence encodes:
- the glipr2 gene encoding GLI pathogenesis-related 2 → MAHGAPALTLDPALSQGAQAWAETLLGERVLKNSSSSHGENIWAKTGSAGITATGQEVVDAWYKQEENYDFSKPGHQDKTGQFTQLVWRSSKEVGVGMANGGTGMLVVVAHFKPAGNISNPGYHAQNVMPKGSKVTDKPVEVVTSRMQALAVNSLSDNELGQFGRALLKSLNQYRSQHGALPLVLSPALTREAQDWAAHLVSINTLMNSGKGHGENIFYCSGSSTATPTGSDVAESWYKEIEKYNFSSPGFQSGAGNFTQMVWKSAKQVGVGLATSGRGTFIAVAFYDPAGNITNPGYFHDNVKTKGSTL, encoded by the exons ATGGCACACGGAGCCCCAGCCCTCACACTGGACCCAGCCCTGAGTCAGGGGGCGCAGGCATGGGCAGAAACTCTACTGGGAGAGCGGGTGCTGAAGAACTCATCCTCCTCCCATGGTGAAAATATCTGGGCCAAGACGGGGTCAGCGGGCATCACTGCTACGG GTCAAGAGGTGGTGGACGCCTGGTACAAACAAGAGGAGAACTATGACTTCTCCAAACCAGGACATCAGGACAAAACAG GGCAGTTCACACAACTGGTGTGGCGTAGCTCCAAGGAGGTGGGCGTAGGCATGGCAAACGGTGGCACGGGGATGCTCGTTGTGGTGGCACACTTTAAACCGGCTGGCAACATCAGCAACCCTGGTTACCACGCTCAGAATGTGATGCCAAAAGGGTCGAAAGTTACCGATAAGCCAGTGGAGGTCGTCACTTCGAGAATGCAGGCGTTGGCCGTGAACTCACTGTCAG ACAATGAGCTTGGCCAGTTCGGCCGGGCTCTTCTGAAGTCTCTGAACCAATACCGGAGCCAGCACGGGGCATTACCTCTGGTGCTAAGCCCTGCCCTCACTAGGGAGGCCCAGGATTGGGCGGCTCACTTGGTGAGCATCAACACACTGATGAACAGCGGCAAAGGCCACGGGGAGAACATATTCTACTGCTCTGGCTCCAGCACAGCGACCCCTACTG GATCAGATGTGGCCGAGTCTTGGTACAAGGAGATTGAGAAGTATAACTTCTCATCCCCTGGTTTTCAGAGTGGAGCAG GTAATTTCACTCAAATGGTCTGGAAGTCTGCAAAGCAAGTAGGCGTGGGTTTGGCGACCAGTGGGCGGGGCACGTTTATCGCCGTGGCGTTCTACGACCCAGCCGGCAACATCACCAACCCAGGCTATTTCCATGACAACGTGAAAACCAAAGGAAGCACACTTTAG